The Argopecten irradians isolate NY chromosome 16, Ai_NY, whole genome shotgun sequence genome window below encodes:
- the LOC138310746 gene encoding innexin unc-9-like, translating into MTRIFSVELPITKVFSATRRLRKLGESGDNFTQRANLFVAATLFTLSFLSYGIDVFLAKENEGVTVFCYCPAEFPDSRVHYTNYVCFTQGFYYVPFDEELPVRNIRRDKDFKERTFNYYPWVTHILILQAVLFCIPRVLWRIGGAREGFQHTVCLDALDNDMFERKDDDDNGRKINEDAMTRIENYVRRYINLRESVIYHTDITSLLPSGYRYTVLFIVTEFLMVFNSISQFYLLQFLLGIDFINFGIDYLSNMPNILMAETNRFPREAFCDLTVRQQINVQTYTVQCSLPSNMINEKIFLLVWVMLFCVSVLNIVSLAYQVTSIKGMRSKAIEEINSYQLRKSFQTESTRSMMNVNRFVCECLKLDLLLFLWQLKQSHKPIIYDVMFRLWDRYSHEEDGEAPEKSEPESKDSHISYHSTI; encoded by the exons ATGACGAGAATATTTTCTGTGGA ATTACCCATTACCAAAGTTTTCAGTGCAACTCGTCGGTTGCGGAAATTAGGCGAATCCGGAGACAATTTTACTCAAAGAGCTAACCTTTTTGTCGCCGCTACGCTCTTTACATTATCTTTCCTTAGCTACGGCATCGACGTTTTCCTCGCCAAAGAAAACGAAGGGGTAACAGTGTTCTGTTACTGTCCAGCCGAGTTTCCAGATTCACGTGTGCACTACACAAActatgtttgttttacacaAGGATTCTATTATGTGCCATTTGACGAGGAGTTACCGGTCAGAAACATTCGCCGCGACAAGGATTTCAAGGAGAGGACTTTTAACTATTATCCTTGGGTCACCCATATCTTGATTCTGCAAgctgtattattttgtattccGCGTGTTCTATGGAGAATCGGTGGTGCCAGAGAAGGGTTTCAACACACTGTTTGCTTAGATGCTTTGGATAACGACATGTTTGAGAGAAAAGACGATGATGACAATGGACGAAAAATTAATGAGGATGCAATGACCAGGATTGAAAATTATGTTCGTCGTTATATAAACTTACGGGAATCTGTGATATATCACACGGATATAACTTCACTACTTCCATCCGGTTACAGATACACAGTCTTGTTCATCGTGACAGAGTTTCTGATGGTCTTTAAttcaatttcacaattttacTTGCTACAGTTCTTACTTGGGATAGATTTCATTAATTTCGGTATagattatttatcaaatatgcCAAATATATTGATGGCTGAAACAAATCGATTTCCAAGAGAAGCATTTTGTGATTTGACGGTTCGCCAGCAAATTAATGTTCAGACTTACACCGTGCAGTGCTCATTGCCATCGAACATGATCAATGAGAAGATATTCCTCCTAGTCTGGGTGATGCTGTTCTGTGTTTCCGTACTGAATATTGTTTCACTAGCATATCAGGTGACATCGATAAAAGGTATGCGATCAAAAGCTATAGAGGAAATAAATTCATATCAATTAAGAAAAAGCTTCCAAACGGAATCGACCAGAAGTATGATGAATGTAAACAGATTTGTGTGCGAGTGTTTGAAACTAGATCTCCTATTATTTCTCTGGCAGTTGAAGCAAAGTCATAAACCTATCATATATGATGTTATGTTTAGGCTGTGGGATCGATATTCTCACGAAGAAGATGGGGAAGCACCTGAGAAATCAGAACCCGAAAGCAAAGACAGTCATATATCATATCATAGCAccatttaa
- the LOC138311106 gene encoding innexin unc-9-like produces MGSFEDACTAIDRDKSNRANNNIGEFLVQHFNSVYCSLLFVLTSLLVVAKEIFGEKIKCWCPALFTDNQVAYTNNYCYVKNTYYVSSEGPIPRHADTRQDFSITYYPWVPVILLSQCVLFVLPKWAWMELQSCASFGFVSRLTKSQCSLKNEDQSNIAHFMNRWIQTRIVKKKIGYRIRKSVYGFGFSRESYLAKAYAFCCFLYVVNSVGQIYLLDRLLGNEFLTLGTDILFQSRHGGSLEEMPRFPTVTFCDANIRRMSNVKTYTVQCSLPNNLFNEKIFIFIWFLLTSLSIINFISFLDNLMIFGRGRRRALIKRLLIIGENKSGTSKDVGNDREIFNEFLDNYLGVDGVFVISVVRYQLGVVYTSTLVENLWNIFNDHKNNDEKTN; encoded by the exons ATGGGATC gttTGAAGATGCATGCACAGCAATTGACCGAGACAAAAGCAATCGAGCAAACAACAACATCGGGGAATTCCTGGTCCAGCACTTCAACAGTGTCTACTGTTcgttattgtttgttttgacaTCACTGTTGGTGGTTGCTAAGGAAATTTTCGGGGAGAAGATAAAATGTTGGTGTCCAGCGTTGTTTACAGACAATCAAGTTGCTTACACAAACAACTATTGTTATGTGAAAAATACATACTATGTTTCATCCGAAGGACCGATTCCACGTCACGCTGACACCAGACAAGACTTCTCGATAACTTACTATCCGTGGGTTCCGGTCATTCTTTTGTCGCAATGTGTGTTATTTGTTCTTCCGAAGTGGGCATGGATGGAGCTACAATCTTGCGCAAGTTTTGGTTTCGTATCTCGACTGACAAAAAGCCAGTGTAGCTTGAAAAATGAAGATCAATCAAATATTGCTCATTTTATGAACAGATGGATTCAAACTCGCATTGTGAAGAAGAAAATAGGGTACCGTATTAGGAAAAGTGTGTACGGGTTTGGATTTTCAAGAGAAAGTTATCTTGCAAAGGCATATGCGTTTTGTTGTTTCTTGTACGTCGTGAATTCTGTTGGACAAATATATTTACTGGATAGACTTTTAGGGAACGAATTTCTAACCCTAGGAACTGATATACTATTTCAAAGTCGTCATGGAGGAAGTTTGGAGGAAATGCCACGTTTTCCAACAGTTACATTTTGTGACGCAAACATCAGGCGAATGAGCAATGTGAAAACATACACCGTCCAGTGTTCGCTCCCGAACAACTTATTCAACGAAaagattttcatatttatttggTTCTTATTGACTTCTCTTTCGATAATTAACTTTATCAGCTTTCTAGACAATCTCATGATTTTCGGCAGGGGTCGCAGACGTGCTTTAATTAAGAGACTTCTGATAATCGGCGAGAATAAGTCCGGAACATCAAAAGATGTCGGAAATGACCGagaaatatttaatgaattctTGGACAACTATCTTGGTGTGGATGGAGTGTTTGTGATATCGGTTGTTCGGTACCAACTTGGAGTAGTATACACAAGTACGTTAGTGGAAAATCTATGGAATATCTTCAATGACCACAAAAATAATGATGAGAAAACAAactga